One genomic region from Skermania piniformis encodes:
- a CDS encoding DNA-directed RNA polymerase subunit beta, translating into MLEGRILAVSTQTNATDRKSGIPGAPRRVSFAKIREPLEVPGLLDLQTDSFEWLVGTPQWRERAAARGETEVIGGLEEILAELSPIEDFSGSMSLSFSDPRFDEVKASVEECKDKDMTYAAPLFVTAEFINNNTGEIKSQTVFMGDFPMMTDKGTFIINGTERVVVSQLVRSPGVYFDHSVDKTTEKDLHSVKVIPGRGAWLEFDVDKRDTVGVRIDRKRRQPVTVLLKALGWSTEQITERFGFSEIMMTTLEKDNAAGTDEALLDIYRKLRPGEPPTKESAQTLLENLFFKEKRYDLARVGRYKINKKLGLHVGEPITSSVLTEEDIVATIEYLVRLHAGERAMTAPGGTEVPVEVDDIDHFGNRRLRTVGELIQNQLRVGLSRMERVVRERMTTQDVEAITPQTLINIRPITAAIREFFGTSQLSQFMDQNNPLSGLTHKRRLSALGPGGLSRERAGLEVRDVHHSHYGRMCPIETPEGPNIGLIGSLSVYARVNPFGFIETPYRKVEAGRVTDQVDYLTADEEDRFVVAQANSVVDAEGNFTDARVLVRRKGGDAELVPASEVDYIDVSPRQMVSVATAMIPFLEHDDANRALMGANMQRQAVPLVRSEAPLVGTGMELRAAVDAGDVVVNHKAGVVEEVSADYVTVMADDGTRESYRMRKFARSNQGTCANQRPIVDEGQRVETGQVLADGPCTENGEMALGKNLLVAIMPWEGHNYEDAIILSQRLVEEDVLTSIHIEEHEIDARDTKLGAEEITRDIPNVSDEVLADLDERGIVRIGAEVRDGDVLVGKVTPKGETELTPEERLLRAIFGEKAREVRDTSLKVPHGESGKVIGIRVFSRDDDDDLSPGVNELVRVYVAQKRKIQDGDKLAGRHGNKGVIGKILPQEDMPFMPDGTPVDIILNTHGVPRRMNIGQILETHLGWIGKAGWQVPDADGLPDWAANLPEEMLAAPPDSNIATPVFDGAREEELTGLLGSTLPNRDGEVMVGADGKATLFDGRSGEPFPYPVSVGYMYIIKLHHLVDDKIHARSTGPYSMITQQPLGGKAQFGGQRFGEMECWAMQAYGAAYTLQELLTIKSDDVVGRVKVYEAIVKGENIPEPGIPESFKVLLKELQSLCLNVEVLSSDGAAIELREGEDEDLERAAANLGINLSRNESATVDDLSG; encoded by the coding sequence GTGCTGGAAGGACGCATCTTGGCAGTCTCCACCCAGACAAACGCCACCGACCGTAAGTCCGGGATTCCCGGAGCCCCCAGGCGGGTCTCGTTCGCAAAGATCCGCGAACCGTTGGAAGTCCCCGGACTTCTGGATCTGCAAACCGATTCCTTCGAGTGGCTGGTCGGAACGCCCCAGTGGCGGGAACGGGCCGCAGCCCGGGGGGAGACCGAGGTGATCGGCGGCCTGGAGGAGATCCTGGCCGAGCTGTCGCCGATCGAGGACTTCTCCGGCTCGATGTCGCTGTCGTTTTCCGATCCACGCTTCGACGAGGTCAAGGCCTCGGTCGAGGAGTGCAAGGACAAGGACATGACCTACGCGGCGCCGCTGTTCGTCACCGCGGAGTTCATCAACAACAACACCGGCGAGATCAAGAGCCAGACGGTCTTCATGGGTGACTTCCCGATGATGACCGACAAGGGCACCTTCATCATCAACGGCACCGAGCGGGTCGTGGTATCACAGCTGGTCCGCTCGCCCGGCGTGTATTTCGACCACTCGGTCGACAAGACCACCGAAAAGGACCTGCACAGCGTCAAGGTGATCCCGGGCCGGGGCGCCTGGCTGGAGTTCGACGTCGACAAGCGGGACACGGTCGGCGTCCGGATCGACCGCAAACGGCGGCAGCCGGTCACCGTGCTGCTCAAGGCGCTCGGCTGGAGCACCGAGCAGATCACCGAGCGGTTCGGCTTCTCCGAGATCATGATGACCACGCTGGAGAAGGACAACGCCGCCGGTACCGACGAGGCGCTGCTGGACATCTACCGCAAGCTGCGGCCGGGGGAGCCGCCGACCAAGGAGTCGGCCCAGACCCTGCTGGAGAACCTGTTCTTCAAGGAGAAGCGGTACGACCTGGCTCGGGTCGGCCGATACAAGATCAATAAGAAGCTCGGCCTGCACGTCGGCGAGCCGATCACCTCCTCGGTGCTCACCGAAGAGGACATCGTCGCGACCATCGAGTACCTGGTGCGATTGCATGCCGGCGAGCGGGCGATGACCGCGCCGGGCGGGACCGAGGTGCCGGTCGAGGTCGACGACATCGACCACTTCGGCAACCGCCGGCTGCGCACGGTCGGCGAACTGATTCAGAACCAGCTGCGGGTCGGTCTTTCCCGGATGGAGCGCGTGGTCCGGGAACGGATGACCACCCAGGACGTCGAGGCGATCACCCCGCAGACCCTGATCAACATCCGCCCGATCACGGCGGCGATCCGGGAGTTCTTCGGCACCTCGCAGCTGTCGCAGTTCATGGACCAGAACAACCCGTTGTCCGGCCTCACGCACAAGCGGCGGCTGTCGGCGTTGGGTCCGGGCGGTCTGTCCCGGGAGCGGGCCGGGCTCGAGGTGCGCGACGTGCACCACAGCCACTACGGCCGGATGTGCCCGATCGAGACGCCGGAAGGCCCGAACATCGGGCTGATCGGGTCGCTGTCGGTGTACGCCCGGGTGAATCCGTTCGGTTTCATCGAGACCCCGTATCGCAAGGTCGAGGCCGGTCGGGTGACCGACCAGGTGGATTATCTGACTGCCGACGAAGAGGATCGTTTCGTCGTCGCGCAGGCCAATTCGGTGGTCGATGCCGAGGGCAACTTCACCGACGCCCGGGTGCTGGTCCGACGCAAGGGCGGCGACGCCGAGCTGGTGCCGGCAAGCGAGGTCGACTACATCGACGTGTCGCCGCGGCAGATGGTCTCGGTGGCCACCGCGATGATCCCGTTCCTCGAGCACGACGACGCCAACCGCGCCCTGATGGGCGCGAACATGCAGCGTCAGGCGGTGCCGCTGGTTCGCTCGGAGGCCCCGCTGGTGGGTACCGGGATGGAGCTGCGGGCCGCGGTGGACGCCGGCGACGTGGTGGTCAATCACAAGGCCGGCGTGGTCGAGGAGGTCTCGGCCGACTACGTCACCGTGATGGCCGACGACGGCACCCGGGAGAGCTACCGGATGCGCAAGTTCGCCCGGTCCAACCAGGGCACCTGCGCGAACCAGCGGCCGATCGTGGACGAGGGGCAGCGGGTCGAGACGGGTCAGGTGCTCGCCGACGGGCCGTGTACCGAGAACGGCGAGATGGCGCTCGGCAAGAACTTGCTGGTTGCGATCATGCCGTGGGAGGGCCACAACTACGAGGACGCGATCATCCTCTCCCAGCGGTTGGTCGAGGAGGACGTGCTCACCTCGATCCACATCGAGGAGCACGAGATCGATGCGCGCGACACCAAGCTGGGCGCCGAGGAGATCACCCGGGACATCCCGAACGTCTCCGACGAGGTTCTCGCCGACCTGGACGAGCGCGGCATCGTCCGGATCGGGGCCGAGGTTCGTGACGGCGACGTGCTGGTCGGCAAGGTCACCCCGAAGGGCGAGACCGAGCTGACTCCGGAGGAGCGGCTGCTGCGCGCGATCTTCGGGGAGAAGGCCCGCGAGGTCCGCGACACGTCGTTGAAGGTGCCGCACGGTGAGTCCGGCAAGGTGATCGGCATCCGGGTGTTCTCCCGCGACGACGACGACGATCTGTCGCCCGGGGTGAACGAGCTGGTCCGGGTGTACGTGGCGCAGAAGCGCAAGATCCAGGACGGCGATAAGCTGGCCGGTCGGCACGGCAACAAGGGCGTTATCGGCAAGATCCTCCCGCAGGAGGACATGCCGTTCATGCCCGACGGCACGCCGGTCGACATCATCCTGAACACCCACGGTGTGCCGCGCCGAATGAACATCGGCCAGATCCTGGAGACCCACCTGGGCTGGATCGGCAAGGCCGGCTGGCAGGTTCCCGACGCGGACGGTCTGCCGGACTGGGCGGCGAACCTGCCGGAGGAGATGCTGGCGGCGCCGCCGGACAGCAACATCGCCACCCCGGTGTTCGACGGTGCCCGGGAGGAGGAGTTGACCGGTCTGCTCGGGTCGACCCTGCCCAACCGGGACGGCGAGGTAATGGTCGGCGCCGACGGTAAGGCAACGCTGTTCGACGGGCGTTCCGGAGAGCCGTTCCCGTACCCGGTCTCGGTCGGCTACATGTACATCATCAAGCTGCACCACCTGGTGGACGACAAGATCCACGCTCGCTCCACCGGGCCGTACTCGATGATCACCCAGCAGCCGCTCGGCGGTAAGGCACAGTTCGGTGGTCAGCGGTTCGGTGAGATGGAGTGCTGGGCGATGCAGGCCTACGGCGCTGCGTACACCCTGCAGGAGCTGCTCACCATCAAGTCCGACGACGTGGTCGGCCGGGTGAAGGTGTACGAGGCGATCGTCAAGGGCGAGAACATCCCGGAGCCGGGAATTCCGGAGTCGTTCAAGGTGTTGCTGAAGGAACTGCAATCGCTGTGCCTCAATGTCGAGGTGTTGTCCTCGGACGGCGCAGCGATCGAGCTGCGCGAAGGCGAGGACGAAGACCTCGAGCGCGCAGCGGCCAACCTCGGCATCAATCTCTCCCGCAACGAATCCGCGACCGTCGACGACCTGTCCGGTTAG
- a CDS encoding DNA-directed RNA polymerase subunit beta' — MLDVNFFDELRIGLATAEDIRQWSYGEVKKPETINYRTLKPEKDGLFCEKIFGPTRDWECYCGKYKRVRFKGIICERCGVEVTRAKVRRERMGHIELAAPVTHIWYFKGVPSRLGYLLDLAPKDLEKIIYFAAYVITAVDDEQRHNELSTLEAEMGVEKKGVADQRDADLEARAQKLEADLAELEAEGAKSDVRRKVKDGGEREMRQLRDRAQRELDRLDEIWTTFTKLAPKQLIVDEMLYRELQDRYGEYFTGAMGAEAIQKLMQSFDIDAEAEILRETIRSGKGQKKLRALKRLKVVAAFQQSGNSPMGMVLDAVPVIPPELRPMVQLDGGRFATSDLNDLYRRVINRNNRLKRLIDLGAPEIIVNNEKRMLQESVDALFDNGRRGRPVTGPGNRPLKSLSDLLKGKQGRFRQNLLGKRVDYSGRSVIVVGPQLKLHQCGLPKLMALELFKPFVMKRLVDLNHAQNIKSAKRMVERQRPQVWDVLEEVIAEHPVLLNRAPTLHRLGIQAFEPQLVEGKAIQLHPLVCEAFNADFDGDQMAVHLPLSAEAQAEARVLMLSSNNILSPASGRPLAMPRLDMVTGLYHLTRLEENAAGAYQAADGESPERGVYSSTAEAIMAADRGALSVRAPIKIRLTEQRPPRELEEELFPDGWLRGDAWITATTLGRVLFNELLPADYPYVNEQMPKKRQATIVNDLAERYPMIVVAQTVDKLKDAGFYWATRSGVTVSMSDVLVPPEKAEIMERYEAQSDQIEKKYQRGALDHQERNNALVKIWQEATEEVGRALRAHYPPENPIITIVDSGATGNFTQTRTLAGMKGLVTNPKGEFIPRPIKSSFREGLTVLEYFINTHGARKGLADTALRTADSGYLTRRLVDVSQDVIVREHDCGTERGITTHIAERQPDGTLIRDPHVETSTYARTLAADALDAAGNVVVPRGADLGDPAIDALLAAGITEVKVRSVLTCVTGTGVCATCYGRSMATGKLVDIGEAVGIVAAQSIGEPGTQLTMRTFHQGGVAGDDITGGLPRVQELFEARVPKGKAPIADVSGRVRLEDDDRFYKITIIPDDGGEEVVYDKLSKRQRLRVFKHDDGTERLLSDGDHVEVGQQLLEGSADPHEVLRVMGPRQVQVHLVNEVQEVYRSQGVSIHDKHIEVIVRQMLRRVTIIDSGSTEFLPGSLTERSEFEAANRRVVAEGGEPAAGRPVLMGITKASLATDSWLSAASFQETTRVLTDAAINCRSDKLVGLKENVIIGKLIPAGTGINRYRNIQVNPTEEARAAAYAVPAYDDQYYTPDGFGQGTGAAVPLDDYGFSEFR; from the coding sequence GTGCTGGACGTCAACTTCTTCGATGAGCTCCGGATCGGCCTGGCCACTGCGGAGGACATTCGCCAGTGGTCGTACGGCGAAGTGAAGAAGCCGGAGACCATCAACTACCGCACGCTCAAGCCGGAGAAGGACGGCTTGTTCTGCGAGAAGATCTTCGGTCCCACCCGGGACTGGGAATGTTACTGCGGCAAGTACAAGCGCGTCCGCTTCAAGGGCATCATCTGCGAACGGTGTGGCGTCGAGGTGACGCGCGCCAAGGTGCGCCGGGAGCGGATGGGCCACATCGAGCTGGCCGCGCCGGTCACCCACATCTGGTACTTCAAGGGTGTCCCGAGCCGGCTCGGCTACCTGTTGGACCTGGCGCCGAAGGATCTCGAGAAGATCATCTACTTCGCTGCCTACGTGATCACGGCGGTCGACGACGAGCAGCGGCACAACGAGCTGTCCACGCTCGAGGCCGAGATGGGCGTCGAGAAGAAGGGCGTCGCCGACCAGCGCGACGCCGATCTGGAAGCCCGGGCACAGAAGCTCGAGGCCGATCTGGCCGAGCTGGAGGCCGAGGGCGCCAAGTCCGACGTCCGGCGCAAGGTCAAGGACGGCGGCGAGCGCGAGATGCGTCAGCTGCGCGACCGGGCGCAGCGTGAGCTGGACCGGCTCGACGAGATCTGGACCACCTTCACCAAGCTCGCGCCGAAGCAGTTGATCGTGGACGAGATGCTGTACCGCGAACTGCAGGACCGCTACGGCGAGTACTTCACCGGCGCGATGGGCGCCGAGGCGATCCAGAAGCTGATGCAGAGCTTCGACATCGACGCCGAGGCCGAGATCCTGCGCGAGACCATCCGCAGCGGCAAGGGGCAGAAGAAGCTGCGCGCGCTGAAGCGACTGAAGGTCGTCGCGGCGTTCCAGCAGTCCGGTAACTCGCCGATGGGCATGGTCCTCGACGCGGTCCCGGTGATCCCGCCGGAACTGCGGCCGATGGTGCAGCTCGACGGCGGTCGGTTCGCCACCTCGGACCTCAACGACCTGTACCGCCGGGTGATCAACCGGAACAACCGGCTGAAGCGGCTGATCGATCTCGGTGCGCCCGAGATCATCGTGAACAACGAGAAGCGCATGCTGCAGGAGTCGGTGGACGCGCTGTTCGACAACGGCAGGCGTGGCCGTCCGGTGACCGGTCCCGGCAATCGTCCGCTCAAGTCGCTGTCCGATCTGCTCAAGGGCAAGCAGGGCCGGTTCCGGCAGAACCTGCTCGGCAAGCGGGTCGACTACTCCGGTCGTTCGGTCATCGTGGTCGGTCCGCAGCTGAAGCTGCATCAGTGTGGTCTGCCCAAGCTGATGGCGCTGGAGCTGTTCAAACCGTTCGTGATGAAGCGGCTGGTCGATCTGAACCACGCCCAGAACATCAAATCCGCCAAGCGGATGGTCGAGCGGCAACGCCCGCAGGTGTGGGACGTGCTGGAAGAGGTCATCGCCGAGCATCCGGTGTTGCTGAACCGGGCGCCGACGCTGCACCGCCTCGGCATCCAGGCATTCGAGCCGCAGCTGGTCGAGGGTAAGGCGATCCAGCTGCACCCGCTGGTCTGCGAGGCGTTCAACGCCGACTTCGACGGTGACCAGATGGCGGTGCACCTGCCGCTGTCGGCCGAGGCCCAGGCCGAGGCCCGGGTGTTGATGCTGTCGTCGAACAACATCCTGTCCCCGGCGTCGGGTCGGCCGTTGGCCATGCCCCGCCTGGACATGGTGACCGGCCTGTATCACCTGACCCGGTTGGAAGAGAACGCCGCCGGGGCCTACCAGGCAGCGGACGGGGAGTCGCCCGAACGCGGGGTGTACTCCTCGACGGCCGAAGCGATCATGGCGGCGGATCGGGGTGCGCTGTCGGTCCGGGCACCGATCAAGATCCGGCTCACCGAGCAGCGGCCGCCGCGCGAGCTGGAGGAGGAGCTGTTCCCGGACGGCTGGTTGCGCGGCGACGCCTGGATCACCGCGACGACGCTCGGTCGGGTGCTGTTCAACGAGCTGCTGCCGGCGGACTACCCGTACGTCAACGAGCAGATGCCGAAGAAGCGGCAGGCCACCATCGTCAACGATCTGGCCGAGCGGTACCCGATGATCGTGGTAGCGCAGACCGTCGACAAGCTGAAGGACGCCGGCTTCTACTGGGCGACCCGATCCGGCGTGACGGTCTCGATGTCCGACGTGCTGGTGCCGCCGGAGAAGGCCGAGATCATGGAGCGCTACGAGGCGCAGTCCGACCAGATCGAGAAGAAGTACCAGCGTGGTGCGCTCGATCACCAGGAGCGCAACAACGCGCTGGTGAAGATCTGGCAGGAAGCGACCGAAGAGGTCGGCCGAGCGCTGCGGGCGCACTACCCGCCGGAGAACCCGATCATCACGATCGTCGATTCGGGTGCGACCGGTAACTTCACCCAGACCCGCACGCTGGCCGGGATGAAGGGGCTGGTGACCAACCCGAAGGGTGAGTTCATCCCGCGGCCGATCAAGTCGTCGTTCCGCGAAGGCCTGACGGTGTTGGAGTACTTCATCAACACCCACGGTGCCCGGAAGGGTTTGGCCGACACCGCGCTGCGGACCGCCGACTCGGGTTACCTGACCCGACGACTGGTCGACGTCTCGCAGGACGTGATCGTGCGCGAGCACGACTGCGGTACCGAGCGCGGGATCACGACGCATATCGCGGAGCGGCAGCCGGACGGCACGCTGATTCGCGACCCGCACGTGGAGACCAGCACCTACGCCCGCACGCTGGCGGCCGACGCGCTCGACGCCGCCGGCAACGTGGTGGTACCGCGGGGCGCCGACCTGGGTGATCCGGCGATCGATGCGTTGCTCGCGGCGGGGATCACCGAGGTCAAGGTCCGGTCGGTGCTCACCTGCGTCACCGGCACCGGGGTCTGCGCTACCTGCTACGGCCGCTCGATGGCCACCGGCAAGCTGGTGGACATCGGTGAGGCGGTCGGCATCGTGGCCGCGCAGTCGATCGGCGAGCCGGGTACCCAGCTGACCATGCGTACCTTCCACCAGGGTGGTGTGGCCGGCGACGACATCACCGGCGGTCTGCCCCGGGTGCAGGAGCTCTTCGAGGCTCGGGTGCCGAAGGGCAAGGCGCCGATCGCGGACGTGTCGGGTCGGGTCCGGCTGGAGGACGACGACCGGTTCTACAAGATCACCATCATTCCGGACGACGGCGGTGAGGAGGTCGTGTACGACAAGCTCTCCAAGCGGCAGCGGTTGCGCGTGTTCAAGCACGACGACGGCACCGAACGACTGCTGTCCGACGGCGATCATGTCGAGGTGGGTCAGCAGCTGCTGGAAGGCTCGGCCGACCCGCACGAGGTGTTGCGCGTGATGGGGCCGCGACAGGTGCAGGTGCATCTGGTCAACGAGGTGCAGGAGGTGTACCGCAGCCAGGGTGTGTCGATCCACGACAAGCACATCGAGGTGATCGTGCGCCAGATGCTGCGTCGGGTCACGATCATCGATTCGGGTTCGACCGAGTTCCTGCCCGGTTCGCTGACCGAGCGTTCCGAGTTCGAGGCGGCCAACCGTCGAGTCGTTGCCGAGGGCGGCGAGCCGGCGGCCGGACGTCCGGTGCTGATGGGTATCACCAAGGCCAGCTTGGCGACCGATTCGTGGCTGTCTGCGGCGTCGTTCCAGGAGACCACCCGGGTGCTGACCGATGCGGCGATCAACTGCCGCAGCGACAAGCTGGTCGGACTCAAGGAAAACGTGATCATCGGAAAGTTGATCCCGGCCGGCACCGGGATCAACCGGTATCGCAATATCCAGGTGAATCCGACAGAGGAGGCGCGGGCCGCGGCTTATGCGGTGCCGGCCTACGACGATCAGTACTACACGCCGGACGGCTTCGGTCAGGGCACCGGCGCGGCGGTTCCGTTGGACGATTACGGGTTCAGCGAGTTCCGGTAG
- a CDS encoding cold-shock protein, translated as MAETWETGRIVRFDHERGYGFIAPESGGEDLFVHTNDLLFEKALARPGIEVRFRAEDSDRGGKATDVELRVRDAAPREAIRMAPAAPVAAVSPAAVSAGDGASDILTEPEFLAEVTEVLLNSSSELRAGQMLEIRTRLLRLADEHGWIGD; from the coding sequence GTGGCAGAGACATGGGAGACGGGGCGGATCGTTCGATTCGACCACGAGCGGGGATACGGATTCATCGCGCCGGAGTCCGGCGGTGAGGATCTGTTCGTCCACACCAACGATTTGTTGTTCGAGAAGGCGCTGGCCCGGCCGGGGATCGAGGTGCGGTTCCGCGCCGAGGATTCCGATCGGGGCGGGAAAGCCACCGACGTGGAGCTACGGGTGCGCGACGCGGCACCCCGTGAAGCGATCCGGATGGCGCCCGCGGCGCCGGTGGCTGCGGTGTCACCGGCGGCCGTGTCCGCCGGTGACGGCGCATCGGACATCCTGACCGAGCCGGAGTTCCTCGCGGAGGTGACCGAAGTGCTGCTGAACAGCTCGAGCGAGCTGCGGGCGGGTCAGATGCTGGAGATTCGGACCCGGCTGCTGCGGCTCGCCGACGAGCACGGCTGGATCGGCGACTGA
- a CDS encoding SixA phosphatase family protein — MRHGKSAYPPGVADHERPLSERGRREAALAGAWLQDSRPPVDAVLCSTATRTRETLAATGIDASVDYENRIYEASPTDLIELIRAADADVTTLLIVGHAPGMPWTAAELSYNRDSSAATAIQAKFPTSALAVLSFDCAWADVDTGLGTLTDFHVPR, encoded by the coding sequence ATGCGACACGGCAAATCTGCGTATCCACCTGGAGTTGCCGATCACGAACGCCCGCTTTCGGAGCGCGGCCGGCGGGAAGCCGCGCTGGCCGGCGCCTGGCTGCAGGACAGCCGTCCGCCGGTCGACGCAGTGCTCTGCTCCACCGCGACCCGCACCCGGGAAACGCTCGCCGCCACCGGTATCGATGCGTCGGTCGACTACGAGAACCGGATCTACGAGGCGTCGCCGACGGATCTGATCGAGCTGATCCGCGCCGCCGACGCCGACGTCACCACGCTGCTGATCGTCGGCCACGCCCCCGGCATGCCGTGGACGGCGGCCGAACTCAGCTACAACCGCGATTCGTCGGCGGCGACGGCGATCCAGGCCAAGTTTCCGACGTCGGCGCTGGCCGTACTCAGCTTCGACTGCGCCTGGGCCGATGTCGATACCGGCCTGGGCACGCTGACCGACTTCCACGTACCGCGCTGA